A stretch of the Pseudomonas sp. ACM7 genome encodes the following:
- a CDS encoding HEAT repeat domain-containing protein: protein MTSLFDVTDNDDILALQPRLKDEDPGVRRIALIELADLEEPDGLLWLVNRLAQDPTEEVRAEAARLLEAWEDTPVVEALCQALTDPSQAVQAAAAQSLSLLKTEAAGRVILPWTGHTDINVRIAAFRALRELRFPDAAAAALGALTDEDASVRREAVGVLGWLKQLDALPALARLASDDPDTEVRRAATGALGLASDAHVLPALRQALQDAAWQVREEAATTLGKVGHVDAGPALVEALSDAYWQVRLRATRSLGRLRYVPALEALIETLGHRISNLRKEAALALGELNDRGAIAPLQAAQDDGDPEVRKAVRIALSQLQ, encoded by the coding sequence ATGACCTCTCTATTTGATGTAACCGATAACGACGACATTCTCGCCCTGCAACCGCGCCTGAAGGATGAAGATCCCGGCGTGCGCAGAATTGCCCTGATCGAACTGGCCGACCTTGAAGAGCCGGACGGTTTGCTTTGGCTGGTCAATCGCCTTGCGCAAGACCCGACCGAAGAAGTCCGCGCCGAAGCCGCACGCTTGCTTGAAGCCTGGGAGGACACACCTGTGGTCGAAGCGCTGTGCCAGGCCCTGACCGATCCTTCCCAAGCTGTGCAAGCGGCCGCCGCGCAAAGCCTTAGCCTGCTCAAGACCGAGGCGGCGGGCAGGGTGATTCTGCCGTGGACCGGGCATACCGATATCAACGTGCGCATCGCCGCTTTCCGGGCACTGCGCGAGTTGCGCTTTCCCGATGCCGCCGCTGCCGCTTTAGGGGCATTGACCGATGAAGACGCCAGTGTTCGCCGCGAAGCCGTTGGTGTACTCGGCTGGCTCAAGCAACTCGATGCCTTGCCGGCCCTTGCCCGATTGGCCAGTGACGACCCGGACACCGAAGTCCGCCGCGCTGCCACCGGTGCCCTTGGCCTGGCCTCCGACGCCCACGTGCTGCCGGCGCTGCGCCAGGCCTTGCAGGACGCCGCCTGGCAAGTGCGCGAAGAAGCCGCCACCACGCTGGGCAAGGTCGGTCACGTCGACGCCGGGCCGGCCTTGGTCGAAGCCTTGAGTGACGCGTACTGGCAAGTGCGCCTGCGCGCCACCCGTAGCCTCGGTCGTTTGCGTTACGTCCCGGCCCTTGAAGCGTTGATCGAAACCCTCGGCCACCGCATCAGCAACCTGCGCAAGGAAGCCGCCCTGGCGCTCGGAGAGTTGAACGACCGAGGCGCCATCGCACCCTTGCAGGCCGCCCAGGATGACGGCGACCCGGAAGTGCGCAAAGCCGTGCGCATCGCCTTGAGTCAGCTGCAATGA
- a CDS encoding ABC transporter ATP-binding protein — MSVMQTPEGRIDIRQLSIVLGEDKQAFEAVQGLDCQIEPGQFVCILGPSGCGKSTLLGALAGHLQPRTGTLKVDGAQVLGPSPQRGMVFQHHTLFPWRTVRDNVAFGLKMRGIGKTERHQAADEILALVGLEGFAERWPDQLSGGMQQRVEIARVLINRPRLLLMDEPFGALDALTRLNMQELLLDIWTRIRTTVVFVTHDIDEALFLADRLLVMSSRPGRIIEDLRLDFPRPRTTELVTSHEFSRLKRHCLELLRHEDGRQLPRLNPLGLPLENKLPRFAL; from the coding sequence ATGAGCGTGATGCAAACCCCTGAAGGACGGATCGACATCCGCCAACTGTCCATCGTCCTCGGCGAGGACAAGCAAGCCTTCGAAGCCGTGCAAGGTCTGGATTGCCAGATCGAGCCGGGGCAATTCGTGTGCATTCTCGGGCCGTCCGGTTGCGGCAAATCGACCCTGCTCGGTGCGCTGGCCGGTCATCTGCAACCGCGAACCGGCACCCTGAAAGTTGACGGTGCGCAGGTCCTGGGCCCATCGCCGCAGCGGGGCATGGTGTTCCAGCACCACACGCTGTTCCCTTGGCGCACCGTGCGCGACAACGTCGCTTTCGGCCTGAAAATGCGCGGCATCGGCAAAACCGAACGGCACCAGGCTGCCGACGAAATCCTTGCCCTGGTGGGCCTCGAAGGGTTTGCCGAGCGCTGGCCTGACCAACTCTCCGGTGGCATGCAGCAACGGGTCGAAATCGCCCGGGTGCTGATCAACCGCCCGCGCCTGTTGCTGATGGACGAACCCTTCGGCGCCCTCGATGCGCTGACCCGGTTGAACATGCAGGAGCTGCTGCTGGACATCTGGACGCGAATTCGCACTACCGTGGTGTTCGTCACCCATGACATCGATGAAGCGCTGTTCCTCGCCGATCGGCTGCTGGTCATGAGCTCGCGCCCGGGCCGGATCATCGAAGACCTGCGCCTCGATTTTCCACGGCCACGCACCACCGAACTGGTCACCAGCCACGAGTTCTCCCGCTTGAAGCGCCATTGCCTCGAATTACTGCGTCACGAAGACGGTCGGCAGTTACCGCGCCTGAACCCTCTCGGACTTCCCCTTGAAAACAAACTGCCGCGATTTGCCCTATGA
- a CDS encoding fumarate reductase/succinate dehydrogenase flavoprotein subunit produces the protein MTRKTLEQEYDIVVIGGGTAGPMAAIKAKERNRDLRVLLIDKANVKRSGAISMGMDGLNNAIIPGHSTPEQYTKEITIANDGIVNQAAVYAYATHSFETIEQLDRWGVKFEKDETGDYAVKKVHHMGAYVLPMPEGHDIKKVLYRQLKRARVSITNRLVCTRLLTDEEGAVNGVMGFDCRTADFHVIRAKAVILCCGAAGRLGLPSSGYLMGTYETPTNAGDGYAMAYHAGAELANLECFQINPLIKDYNGPACAYVTGPLGGYTANNKGERFIECDYWSGQMMWEFHQELESGNGPVFLKLDHLAEETIQNIEEILHSNERPSRGQFHANRGTDYRTQMVEMHISEIGFCSGHSASGVWVNEKAETSVKGLYSAGDMAAVPHNYMLGAFTYGWFAGTNAADFVAGREFSAVDAQQIETEKARVYAPLDREHGLPPAQVEYKLRRFVNDYLQPPKVTKKMQIGLQRFSDIQRDLDQIKAHNAHELMRAMEVSMIRDCAEMAARASLFRAESRWGLYHYRVDHPQRNDSDWFCHCHLKKDENGLMTSFKKAVEPYIIPLGADEMQAYDRLRVGAFAA, from the coding sequence ATGACTAGAAAGACGCTCGAACAGGAATACGACATCGTCGTGATCGGCGGCGGCACCGCAGGACCGATGGCGGCAATCAAGGCCAAGGAACGCAACCGCGATTTGCGCGTGTTGCTGATCGACAAGGCCAACGTCAAACGCAGCGGTGCGATCAGCATGGGCATGGACGGCCTGAACAACGCGATCATTCCCGGCCATTCGACGCCGGAGCAATACACCAAGGAAATCACCATCGCAAACGACGGCATCGTCAATCAGGCGGCGGTCTATGCCTACGCGACCCACAGCTTCGAAACCATCGAGCAACTGGACCGCTGGGGTGTGAAGTTCGAGAAGGACGAAACCGGCGACTACGCGGTGAAAAAGGTCCACCACATGGGCGCCTACGTGCTGCCGATGCCGGAAGGTCACGACATCAAAAAAGTCCTGTATCGCCAGTTGAAACGGGCGCGGGTCAGCATCACCAATCGGCTGGTCTGCACACGCTTGCTGACGGACGAAGAGGGCGCGGTCAACGGCGTGATGGGGTTCGACTGCCGCACCGCCGACTTCCACGTGATCAGGGCCAAAGCCGTGATCCTCTGCTGCGGCGCCGCCGGACGTCTCGGTTTACCGTCCTCGGGCTACCTGATGGGCACCTACGAAACCCCCACCAACGCTGGCGACGGTTACGCCATGGCCTATCACGCCGGGGCAGAACTGGCGAACCTCGAATGCTTCCAGATCAACCCGTTGATCAAGGATTACAACGGCCCGGCCTGCGCCTACGTCACCGGTCCGTTGGGCGGCTACACCGCGAACAACAAGGGCGAACGCTTCATCGAGTGCGATTACTGGAGCGGCCAGATGATGTGGGAGTTCCACCAGGAGCTCGAAAGCGGCAACGGCCCGGTGTTCCTCAAACTCGATCACCTGGCCGAGGAAACCATCCAGAACATTGAAGAGATCCTGCACAGCAACGAACGTCCGAGTCGCGGCCAGTTTCATGCCAATCGCGGCACCGACTACCGCACGCAAATGGTCGAGATGCACATCTCGGAAATCGGCTTTTGCAGCGGTCACTCGGCATCGGGTGTGTGGGTCAACGAGAAGGCCGAAACCTCGGTCAAGGGTTTGTACTCGGCGGGTGACATGGCCGCGGTGCCGCACAACTACATGCTCGGCGCGTTCACCTACGGCTGGTTTGCCGGCACCAACGCGGCGGATTTTGTCGCCGGTCGCGAATTTTCAGCGGTCGATGCCCAGCAGATCGAAACAGAAAAGGCCCGGGTCTACGCACCGCTGGACCGCGAACACGGTCTGCCGCCAGCGCAAGTGGAGTACAAGCTGCGACGTTTTGTGAACGACTACCTGCAACCGCCGAAAGTGACCAAAAAAATGCAGATCGGCCTGCAACGCTTCAGCGATATCCAGCGCGATCTCGATCAGATCAAGGCCCACAACGCCCACGAACTGATGCGCGCCATGGAAGTCAGCATGATTCGCGACTGCGCCGAAATGGCCGCCCGTGCTTCGCTGTTCCGCGCCGAAAGCCGCTGGGGGCTTTACCACTATCGGGTCGACCACCCGCAACGCAACGACAGCGACTGGTTCTGCCATTGCCACCTGAAGAAGGATGAAAACGGACTGATGACCAGTTTCAAGAAAGCCGTCGAGCCTTACATCATCCCGCTGGGCGCCGATGAAATGCAGGCCTACGACCGGCTGCGAGTCGGTGCCTTTGCTGCCTGA
- a CDS encoding Dyp-type peroxidase, which yields MSYYQPGILATPVPPQARHMFFALESAAALPAALENLQGLVDGKSAVVGFGESLVKALKGQIEGLRAFPALTGVGVDNPSTQHALWCWLHGVDRGELLNRSNAIEAALAPALRLVQMNETFRHLTGHDLTGYEDGTENPHDEAAVAAALVSDGADGMVGGSFAAIQQWQHDLKGFHARPSHEKDNIMGRRLSDNEELDDAPISAHVKRTAQESFAPEAFVVRRSMPWIEGDRAGLMFLAFGFSLDAFEAQLRRMSGLEDGITDGLYRISRPITGGYYWCPPLKDGHLDLRALRIS from the coding sequence ATGAGTTACTACCAGCCGGGCATTCTCGCCACCCCAGTTCCGCCTCAAGCCCGTCATATGTTCTTCGCACTCGAATCCGCCGCTGCATTGCCGGCCGCGCTGGAGAACCTGCAGGGGCTGGTGGACGGGAAGTCGGCAGTGGTTGGGTTCGGTGAGTCCCTGGTCAAGGCCCTCAAGGGGCAGATTGAAGGCCTGCGCGCCTTTCCAGCGTTGACCGGTGTCGGCGTCGATAACCCGTCGACCCAGCACGCGCTCTGGTGCTGGTTGCACGGTGTCGACCGTGGCGAATTGCTCAACCGCAGCAACGCCATCGAAGCGGCGCTGGCCCCGGCCCTGCGCCTGGTGCAGATGAACGAAACCTTCCGCCACCTCACCGGCCACGACCTGACCGGTTACGAAGACGGCACCGAAAACCCTCACGACGAAGCCGCCGTCGCCGCTGCGCTGGTGAGTGACGGCGCTGACGGAATGGTCGGCGGCAGTTTCGCCGCGATCCAGCAGTGGCAGCACGACCTGAAAGGTTTCCACGCGAGGCCGTCCCATGAGAAGGACAACATCATGGGCCGTCGTTTGAGCGACAACGAAGAGCTAGACGACGCGCCGATCTCCGCTCACGTCAAACGCACCGCCCAGGAAAGCTTCGCCCCCGAGGCATTCGTGGTGCGCCGTTCCATGCCCTGGATCGAAGGCGACCGCGCCGGCCTGATGTTCCTGGCCTTCGGTTTCTCCCTCGACGCCTTCGAAGCCCAACTACGCCGCATGAGCGGTCTGGAAGACGGCATCACCGATGGTTTGTACCGCATCAGCCGGCCGATCACCGGCGGCTACTACTGGTGCCCGCCGCTCAAGGACGGTCATCTGGACCTGCGCGCACTGCGCATCAGCTAA
- a CDS encoding GntR family transcriptional regulator, producing the protein MTDNVLSLSSVPLHTQLRDVLRARILDGEYPQDSQMPSESELGALFKVSRITVRQALGDLQKEGLIFKIHGKGTFVAKPKTFQNVSTLQGLAESMTGRGYEVINRLRSFKFIPADKLVAERLHVAEGETVAQIKRVRLINREPISLEITYLPKAIGERLEKADLVTRDIFLILENDCGLALGHADLAIDAVLADSDLTQALNVEPGSPIMRIERLTHDASGQPVDFEHLYYRGDAFQYRLRIDRQKGAQA; encoded by the coding sequence ATGACCGATAACGTTCTCTCCCTCAGTAGCGTCCCGCTGCACACCCAACTGCGGGATGTGCTGCGCGCCCGCATCCTCGACGGCGAATACCCGCAAGACAGTCAGATGCCTTCCGAAAGCGAACTCGGCGCGCTGTTCAAAGTCAGCCGCATCACCGTGCGCCAGGCCTTGGGGGATCTGCAGAAAGAAGGGCTGATCTTCAAGATCCACGGCAAGGGCACCTTCGTCGCCAAGCCGAAAACCTTCCAGAACGTCAGCACCCTGCAAGGCCTCGCCGAGTCCATGACCGGTCGCGGCTACGAGGTGATCAACCGCCTGCGCAGTTTCAAATTCATTCCCGCCGACAAACTCGTTGCCGAGCGCTTGCACGTCGCCGAAGGCGAGACGGTGGCGCAGATCAAACGCGTGCGGCTGATCAACCGCGAGCCGATTTCCCTGGAGATCACCTACCTGCCCAAGGCCATCGGCGAGCGCCTGGAGAAGGCCGATCTGGTCACTCGCGACATTTTCCTGATCCTGGAAAACGACTGCGGCCTGGCGCTCGGTCACGCGGATCTGGCCATCGACGCAGTGCTGGCCGACAGCGACCTGACCCAGGCGCTGAACGTCGAGCCCGGCTCGCCGATCATGCGCATCGAGCGTTTGACCCACGACGCCAGCGGCCAGCCCGTGGACTTCGAACACCTTTACTATCGCGGCGATGCCTTCCAGTACCGCCTGCGGATCGACCGGCAAAAAGGGGCGCAGGCATGA
- a CDS encoding Gfo/Idh/MocA family protein, which translates to MNVVRWGMIGCGSVAERKSGPAFYKAPGSALVAVMGRRLEAVTDYAARHGIARVYTDVDALINDPEVDAVYIATPPDSHHAYTLRVAAAGKHCCVEKPMSLNAGQSREMQKVFADAGLHLFVSYYRRSLPRFQQVRQWLEEGRIGEVRHLTWTLTKAPSPTDLGGTDNWRTDPVISGGGYFADLASHGFDLFQYLLGDIVEVAGFTAHQAGLYTAEDAVSASWRFASGALGMGCWNFVADRREDRVELIGSKGRISFSVFDEHPVQLEADETLSLHIENHHHIQWHHVQGMNAHIRGEAQHPAVAEQALKTDWVMDQILKRR; encoded by the coding sequence ATGAACGTGGTGCGTTGGGGCATGATCGGGTGTGGCAGCGTCGCTGAACGCAAGAGCGGGCCGGCCTTCTACAAGGCGCCCGGCTCGGCGCTGGTGGCGGTAATGGGCCGGCGTCTGGAGGCAGTGACGGATTACGCCGCGCGCCACGGCATCGCTCGGGTCTACACCGATGTGGACGCGTTGATCAATGATCCCGAGGTCGACGCGGTATACATCGCCACGCCGCCTGACAGTCATCACGCTTACACCTTGAGGGTGGCCGCCGCCGGCAAACATTGCTGCGTCGAAAAACCGATGTCGTTGAATGCCGGGCAAAGCCGTGAGATGCAAAAGGTCTTTGCCGATGCCGGGCTGCACCTGTTTGTTTCCTATTACCGGCGTTCACTTCCACGCTTCCAGCAAGTGCGGCAATGGCTGGAGGAAGGGCGGATCGGCGAGGTCCGGCACTTGACCTGGACCTTGACCAAAGCGCCATCTCCGACCGATCTTGGCGGTACTGATAACTGGCGCACCGACCCGGTAATTTCCGGCGGTGGTTATTTCGCCGACCTGGCCAGTCATGGCTTCGACCTGTTCCAGTACCTGCTCGGTGACATCGTCGAAGTCGCCGGGTTTACCGCGCACCAGGCCGGTTTGTATACCGCCGAGGATGCCGTCAGCGCCAGTTGGCGGTTTGCTTCGGGCGCCCTGGGTATGGGGTGCTGGAATTTCGTTGCGGACCGACGTGAAGATCGGGTCGAGCTGATCGGCAGCAAAGGCCGGATCAGCTTTTCCGTATTCGATGAACATCCGGTTCAGCTTGAAGCCGATGAAACCCTCAGCCTGCACATCGAAAATCACCACCACATTCAATGGCATCACGTACAGGGTATGAACGCCCATATCCGTGGAGAAGCGCAGCATCCAGCCGTGGCCGAGCAGGCATTGAAAACCGATTGGGTGATGGACCAGATCCTCAAACGCCGCTAA
- a CDS encoding ABC transporter permease, whose product MYRSYLRWIPRAASLLLCLVFWQLAASHHWNLGLVTFANVPTPLAVIEAALGLGDSGKLAQHLGSSLSRVFAGYFAALIIGIALGLAIGRSKWAEDLLLPPLEVLRPIPAVAWIPLAILMFPSSELSMVFITFTGALFPILLNTVHGVEGVDPRLIASAKSLGAGRRAILLEVILPGAAPSIITGLAIGMGTSWFCLVTAEMISGQYGIGYYTWESYTLQNYADIVVGMLLIGVLGMGSSLLIKRLGGLFTPWHRPRGKA is encoded by the coding sequence GTGTACAGATCCTATTTACGCTGGATCCCCCGAGCCGCTTCACTGCTGCTCTGCCTTGTATTCTGGCAACTCGCCGCCAGCCACCACTGGAACCTCGGCCTGGTCACCTTCGCCAATGTCCCGACGCCACTGGCGGTCATCGAAGCCGCCCTCGGCCTCGGCGACTCCGGCAAGCTCGCGCAACACCTCGGTAGCAGCCTCAGCCGGGTCTTCGCCGGTTACTTCGCGGCGCTGATCATCGGCATCGCGTTGGGCCTGGCCATCGGTCGCTCGAAATGGGCTGAAGACCTGCTGCTACCACCGCTGGAAGTCCTGCGCCCGATCCCCGCCGTGGCCTGGATTCCACTGGCGATCCTGATGTTCCCCTCGTCAGAGCTGTCGATGGTCTTCATCACCTTCACCGGCGCACTGTTCCCGATTTTGCTCAATACCGTGCATGGCGTCGAAGGCGTCGACCCACGGCTGATCGCCTCGGCGAAAAGCCTCGGGGCAGGGCGCCGGGCGATTCTGCTGGAGGTGATCCTGCCAGGCGCTGCGCCGAGCATCATCACCGGCCTGGCGATCGGCATGGGCACCTCATGGTTCTGCCTGGTGACCGCCGAAATGATCTCCGGCCAGTACGGCATCGGTTATTACACCTGGGAGTCCTACACCCTCCAGAACTACGCCGACATCGTGGTCGGCATGTTGCTGATCGGCGTACTGGGGATGGGCAGCAGCCTGCTGATCAAACGTCTGGGCGGGCTGTTCACGCCCTGGCACCGACCACGAGGAAAAGCCTGA
- the lexA gene encoding transcriptional repressor LexA: MYSMTTLTPRRTAILTFIRDRIAEHGQSPSLAEISEAFGFASRSVARKHVLALTEAGFIEVNAHQARGIRLLGQPARPELLDIPVLGRVAAGAPIGADAEVHSRLLLDPSIFSRVPDYMLRVQGDSMIEDGILDGDLVGVHRNPEAVNGQIVVARLDGEVTIKRFERVGEVVRLLPRNPAYKPIIVDANQDLAIEGVFCGLVRQG; this comes from the coding sequence ATGTACTCCATGACGACTTTAACTCCCCGCCGTACCGCCATCCTGACCTTTATCCGCGATCGAATCGCCGAGCATGGCCAGTCCCCGAGCCTCGCTGAAATCAGCGAGGCGTTCGGTTTCGCCTCCCGCAGCGTGGCGCGCAAGCATGTGCTGGCGCTGACCGAGGCCGGTTTCATCGAGGTCAATGCGCATCAGGCCCGGGGCATTCGTTTGCTCGGGCAACCGGCGCGGCCCGAGTTGCTGGACATTCCGGTACTCGGCCGGGTGGCGGCGGGTGCGCCGATCGGTGCCGATGCCGAGGTTCACAGCCGCTTGCTGCTCGACCCGTCGATCTTCTCGCGGGTGCCCGATTACATGCTGCGGGTCCAGGGCGACTCGATGATCGAGGACGGCATTCTCGACGGCGATCTGGTGGGCGTGCACCGCAATCCCGAGGCGGTCAACGGCCAGATCGTCGTCGCACGGCTCGACGGCGAAGTCACCATCAAACGTTTCGAACGGGTCGGCGAGGTTGTCCGATTGCTGCCACGCAATCCGGCCTACAAGCCGATCATCGTCGACGCCAATCAGGACCTGGCCATCGAAGGGGTGTTCTGCGGTCTGGTGAGGCAAGGGTGA
- a CDS encoding ferredoxin family protein, translating to MAYQPQEIFFRSNAPVTVDEDLCIAHKGCTVCVDVCPMDLLAINPATQKAYMAFDECWYCMPCEKDCPTGAVKVEIPYLLR from the coding sequence ATGGCCTATCAACCCCAGGAAATCTTCTTCCGCTCCAACGCGCCCGTCACGGTCGATGAGGACCTTTGCATTGCCCACAAAGGATGCACCGTGTGCGTCGACGTGTGCCCGATGGACCTGCTGGCGATCAACCCGGCCACGCAAAAGGCCTACATGGCGTTTGACGAATGCTGGTATTGCATGCCGTGCGAAAAGGACTGCCCGACGGGCGCAGTGAAAGTCGAAATCCCTTATCTCCTGCGTTGA
- the imuA gene encoding translesion DNA synthesis-associated protein ImuA has translation MGAVVALDTLLNGGQVWKGRPAPPAVSPQPTGHAALDAALPTGGWPEAALTEILLAGQGVGELQLVWPALARLSAAGERIVLVAPPYVPYPQAWQNAGVDLRQLSIIQASERDALWAAEQCLRSGSCGAVLCWPHKADDRALRRLQVAAETGSTLAFAYRSINEAINPSPAALRIAIDARPAQLRVLKCRGGLARSALIAFPVGH, from the coding sequence ATGGGCGCCGTCGTTGCGCTGGATACGCTGCTCAATGGCGGCCAGGTCTGGAAGGGCCGGCCTGCGCCCCCGGCCGTCAGCCCGCAACCCACCGGGCATGCCGCGCTGGATGCGGCGTTGCCTACGGGCGGTTGGCCGGAAGCGGCGCTGACCGAAATCCTTTTGGCCGGGCAGGGTGTTGGTGAGCTGCAACTGGTGTGGCCGGCGCTGGCGCGGTTGTCCGCCGCGGGCGAGCGCATCGTGCTGGTGGCGCCGCCTTACGTGCCATACCCCCAGGCCTGGCAGAACGCCGGGGTCGATCTGCGCCAGTTGTCGATCATCCAGGCCAGCGAGCGCGATGCCTTGTGGGCGGCGGAACAATGCCTGCGTTCGGGCAGTTGCGGCGCCGTGCTGTGCTGGCCGCACAAGGCCGATGACCGGGCGTTGCGGCGCTTGCAGGTGGCGGCGGAAACCGGCTCGACCCTGGCGTTTGCCTACCGCTCGATCAATGAGGCGATCAACCCTTCGCCAGCGGCGCTGCGCATCGCCATCGATGCCAGGCCTGCGCAATTGCGCGTACTCAAGTGCCGGGGCGGGTTGGCGCGTTCGGCGCTGATTGCCTTCCCCGTGGGACATTGA
- a CDS encoding ABC transporter substrate-binding protein encodes MLLRAAFAGLVLASFTLSASAETIRIAIGTQDTTINCAAGGLLIRELGLLDKYLPHDGSYKDAKYDVEWKNFTSGAPLTNEMVAGKLDFGAMADFPGSFNGVAFETAGKHSLFISVLSGSIKGSGNGIVVPSASSVQSLAELKGKTISVPFASTAHGMLLRAVAAQGWDPLKDVNIIAQPPEVAGSALQAGKIDAHADFVPFAELFPSRGFARKIYDGAQANAPTFHGALVDQAYAKKYPEIVVAYLRASIEANQLLAAEPEKYSELIAKVTGVDAEVNYLFHGPLGVQTRDLSWKPEYRQAVGTAIDTLKLLKKADRGLDLNTFIDDQYIRAAFKASNLDYTAQLANYGQTPLKAVDASSGKAITDFSHVAEIWVRGEPKVRQYASAESAFTALASLKQEGKNIRAVYAQASDSGIKLLADQAWFASDVKGRLSAFLLKGQAQQFATAQGGKVFDFTDATTQAVAVR; translated from the coding sequence ATATTGCTGCGTGCAGCATTTGCCGGTCTGGTACTGGCCTCATTCACCCTGTCGGCGTCGGCCGAAACCATCCGCATTGCCATCGGCACCCAGGACACCACCATCAACTGCGCCGCCGGCGGCCTGTTGATTCGCGAGCTGGGCTTGCTGGACAAATACCTGCCCCACGACGGCTCCTACAAAGACGCCAAGTACGATGTGGAGTGGAAGAACTTCACCAGCGGCGCGCCCCTGACCAACGAGATGGTCGCCGGCAAACTCGACTTCGGCGCCATGGCCGATTTCCCCGGTTCGTTCAACGGTGTGGCGTTCGAAACGGCGGGCAAGCACAGCCTGTTTATCAGCGTGCTGTCGGGTAGCATCAAGGGCAGTGGCAACGGCATCGTGGTGCCGAGCGCCTCGAGTGTGCAGTCGCTGGCCGAACTCAAGGGCAAGACCATTTCCGTGCCGTTCGCCTCGACGGCGCACGGCATGTTGCTGCGGGCCGTGGCTGCCCAAGGCTGGGACCCGCTGAAAGACGTGAACATCATCGCCCAGCCGCCGGAAGTTGCCGGCTCGGCCTTGCAGGCCGGGAAGATCGACGCCCACGCCGACTTCGTGCCGTTCGCCGAACTGTTCCCCAGCCGTGGTTTCGCTCGCAAGATCTATGACGGCGCCCAGGCCAATGCGCCGACTTTTCACGGTGCGTTAGTGGATCAGGCCTACGCGAAAAAGTACCCGGAAATTGTGGTGGCTTACCTGCGTGCAAGCATTGAAGCCAACCAGTTGCTCGCGGCTGAACCGGAGAAATACAGCGAGTTGATCGCCAAGGTCACCGGCGTCGATGCCGAGGTCAATTACCTGTTCCACGGTCCGCTGGGCGTGCAAACCCGCGACCTGAGCTGGAAGCCGGAATACCGTCAGGCCGTCGGGACGGCCATCGATACCCTCAAGCTGTTGAAGAAGGCTGATCGCGGGTTGGACCTCAATACCTTCATCGACGACCAATACATCCGCGCTGCATTCAAGGCCTCGAATCTGGATTACACCGCGCAACTGGCCAACTACGGACAGACGCCGCTCAAGGCGGTGGATGCGTCGAGCGGCAAAGCCATCACCGATTTCAGTCATGTGGCAGAGATCTGGGTGCGTGGCGAGCCGAAGGTTCGGCAGTACGCCTCGGCGGAGTCGGCGTTCACCGCGTTGGCCAGCCTGAAGCAGGAAGGCAAAAACATCCGCGCGGTGTATGCCCAGGCGAGTGACAGCGGGATCAAGTTGCTGGCGGATCAGGCGTGGTTTGCCAGTGATGTGAAAGGGCGCCTCAGCGCGTTTCTGCTCAAAGGCCAGGCCCAACAATTCGCCACGGCACAGGGCGGAAAAGTCTTCGACTTCACCGACGCTACCACCCAGGCCGTCGCCGTCCGCTAA
- a CDS encoding DUF971 domain-containing protein — MNPVAIGNSQGKQQLRLNWPDGREQLLGHVELRRQCPCSQCRAFRLQGLRVKVDPRIRVTELNAQGYGLQLIFSDGHERGIYPWPYLAQLTPEPTEI; from the coding sequence ATGAACCCGGTGGCGATTGGCAATTCCCAAGGTAAACAGCAGCTGCGGTTGAACTGGCCGGATGGTCGCGAGCAGTTGTTGGGCCACGTTGAGTTGCGCCGCCAATGCCCGTGCTCGCAATGCCGGGCGTTTCGGTTGCAGGGGTTGAGGGTGAAAGTCGATCCTCGCATTCGAGTGACCGAACTGAACGCCCAGGGCTACGGCCTTCAACTCATCTTCAGCGATGGCCATGAGCGAGGCATCTATCCATGGCCCTACCTGGCACAACTCACCCCCGAACCTACTGAAATCTAA